The proteins below are encoded in one region of Elgaria multicarinata webbii isolate HBS135686 ecotype San Diego chromosome 8, rElgMul1.1.pri, whole genome shotgun sequence:
- the CLDN11 gene encoding claudin-11 yields MVATCLHLTGFVASFVGWIGLIVATSTNDWVVTCGYTITTCRKMDELGSKGLWADCVMATGLYHCKPLVDILILPGYVQACRALMIAASVLGLPAVFLLVTVLPCIRMGHEPGVAKYRRSQLGGILLILLALCGVVATIWFPVSAHRETMIMSFGYSLYTGWIGSFLCLFGGSIIVCCSGDAQSFGENRFYYGSGSSSPTHAKSAHV; encoded by the exons ATGGTTGCCACCTGCTTACACCTAACTGGATTTGTGGCTAGCTTCGTCGGCTGGATTGGCTTGATAGTGGCGACGTCCACCAACGACTGGGTCGTGACTTGCGGCTACACCATCACCACCTGCCGGAAGATGGACGAGCTGGGATCCAAGGGGCTGTGGGCAGACTGCGTCATGGCTACTGGGCTCTATCACTGCAAACCACTGGTGGACATCCTCATATTGCCAG GGTATGTCCAGGCATGTCGGGCACTGATGATCGCTGCTTCCGTTTTGGGGCTTCCAGCTGTTTTCCTTCTGGTGACGGTTCTGCCTTGCATCCGGATGGGCCACGAACCTGGAGTGGCCAAGTACCGGCGTTCCCAGCTGGGAGGAATCTTGCTGATCCTTTTGG CTCTGTGCGGTGTGGTGGCTACAATTTGGTTCCCAGTGAGTGCTCACCGTGAAACTATGATCATGAGCTTTGGATATTCCCTGTACACGGGCTGGATCGGATCTTTTCTTTGCCTCTTTGGTGGGTCCATCATCGTTTGCTGCTCAGGCGACGCTCAATCATTTGGCGAGAACCGTTTCTACTACGGATCAGGATCCAGCTCCCCCACCCATGCGAAAAGCGCTCATGTATAA